In a genomic window of Gossypium arboreum isolate Shixiya-1 chromosome 9, ASM2569848v2, whole genome shotgun sequence:
- the LOC108454249 gene encoding uncharacterized protein LOC108454249, which translates to MNFNLQSMNPSSSFVATRDQALSVFNHPFSQSHSFLVSNFKNGSLPSPINTHTRRPKTHTLFTTPKRFQPITGCLGERNTPAKALRQILESPGAHQGPACFDGLSAKLVERAGFQYCFTSGFSISAARLGLPDTGFISYGEMVDQGQQITQAVSIPVIGDGDNGYGNAMNVKRTVKGYIRAGFAGIILEDQVSPKACGHTQGRKVVSREEAVMRIKAAVDARKESGSDIVIVARTDSRQALSLEESLWRSRAFADAGADVLFIDALASKEEMKAFCEVSPLVPKMANMLEGGGKTPILTPLELEEIGYKLVAYPLSLIGVSIRAMQDSLTALKGGRIPPPGSMPSFEEIKEILGFNSYYEDEKRYATSKYQLYADREGSNAYSIQRVRDDSEQRGQSPQDPVVEVITPDVYTKYGADGSRDPFSGIWSRTLRIKITGRDGFEKLDVRVPAGFLEGITNIVPALGGVNLKALLDDAAEEVGGKVLLDFNDTMGDRIQVFLE; encoded by the exons ATGAACTTCAACCTTCAAAGCATGAACCCATCATCATCATTTGTGGCTACCAGAGATCAAGCTCTCTCTGTTTTCAACCACCCTTTCTCACAATCTCACTCTTTCCTTGTTTCTAATTTCAAAAATGGCTCCCTTCCATCTCCCATCAATACCCACACAAGAAGGCCAAAGACTCACACTTTGTTTACCACTCCTAAGCGATTCCAACCCATCACTGGTTGTTTAGGTGAGAGGAATACACCTGCAAAGGCACTTAGACAGATTCTGGAATCGCCTGGTGCTCACCAAGGCCCTGCTTGTTTCGATGGTCTCAGTGCTAAGCTTGTTGAAAGAGCTGGCTTTCAGTATTGTTTCACCAGTG GATTTTCCATTTCTGCCGCTCGCCTGGGACTACCAGATACTGGATTTATTTCTTATGGAGAAATGGTGGATCAGGGGCAACAAATTACTCAGGCTGTATCAATTCCTGTCATCGGAGATGGTGACAATGGATACGgaaatgcgatgaatgtgaagaGAACTGTTAAAGGATATATAAGAGCCGGCTTTGCCGGGATCATTCTTGAAGATCAG GTGTCCCCAAAAGCTTGTGGACATACACAAGGCCGGAAGGTGGTTTCCAGAGAGGAAGCTGTCATGAGAATTAAAGCAGCAGTTGACGCTCGCAAAGAGAGTGGTTCCGACATTGTTATTGTGGCACGAACAGATTCTCGTCAAGCACTGTCTTTAGAGGAGTCACTCTGGAGATCAAGAGCTTTTGCTGATGCCGGAGCAGATGTCCTTTTTATTGATGCACTAGCTTCTAAAGAAGAGATGAAAGCTTTCTGTGAAGTTTCTCCATTAGTTCCAAAAATG GCTAATATGCTTGAAGGTGGGGGGAAAACACCAATACTAACACCGCTTGAACTTGAAGAAATTGGATATAAACTTGTGGCATATCCGCTTTCCTTGATCGGGGTATCCATCCGAGCAATGCAG GATTCACTGACTGCTCTCAAAGGTGGTCGTATTCCACCTCCAGGAAGCATGCCATCCTTTGAAGAAATCAAGGAAATCTTAGGTTTCAATAGTTACTATGAAGATGAAAAAAGATATGCTACCAGCAAGTATCAACTATATGCTGACAGAG AGGGCAGTAATGCGTACAGTATACAAAGGGTTCGAGATGACTCGGAACAAAGAGGTCAAAGTCCTCAAGATCCAGTTGTTGAGGTGATAACTCCTGATGTATACACTAAATATGGTGCAGATGGTTCAAGGGATCCTTTTTCTGGAATCTGGTCTCGGACATTGAGAATCAAGATTACTGGAAGAGATGGATTTGAGAAACTTGATGTTAGAGTTCCA GCTGGGTTTTTGGAAGGAATCACAAATATCGTTCCAG CTTTGGGTGGTGTAAACCTCAAGGCATTGTTGGACGATGCTGCTGAGGAAGTAGGGGGGAAGGTATTGTTGGATTTTAACGACACAATGGGTGATCGAATTCAAGTCTTTCTTGAGTGA
- the LOC108455804 gene encoding mitochondrial import inner membrane translocase subunit PAM16 like 2-like isoform X3, which produces MGSGILARAVVQAYRQALANAAKSGVTHETLQNAARRAGKVMTEQEARQILGVSKDTAWEEIMKKYDVLFEKNAKVESFYLQSKVHRAKECLEAIYRAKGEGTPPS; this is translated from the exons ATGGGCTCGGGTATTTTGGCTCGTGCAGTTGTTCAGGCATACCGGCAAGCACTTGCAA ATGCTGCCAAATCCGGTGTTACTCATGAGACACTACAAAATGCTGCCCGTAGAGCTGGCAAAGTCATGACAGAGCAAGAAGCGAGGCAGATACTTGGTGTAAGCAAGGATACTGCTTGGGAGGAGATAATGAAG AAATATGATGTCTTATTCGAGAAGAACGCAAAGGTCGAGAGCTTCTACCTTCAGTCAAAGGTTCATAGGGCTAAAGAGTGCTTAGAAGCCATCTATCGAGCCAAAGGAGAAGGCACTCCTCCTAGTTGA
- the LOC108455804 gene encoding mitochondrial import inner membrane translocase subunit PAM16 like 2-like isoform X1, with product MAAKILANLIVMGSGILARAVVQAYRQALANAAKSGVTHETLQNAARRAGKVMTEQEARQILGVSKDTAWEEIMKKYDVLFEKNAKVESFYLQSKVHRAKECLEAIYRAKGEGTPPS from the exons GCTGCAAAGATTCTTGCCAACTTAATCGTAATGGGCTCGGGTATTTTGGCTCGTGCAGTTGTTCAGGCATACCGGCAAGCACTTGCAA ATGCTGCCAAATCCGGTGTTACTCATGAGACACTACAAAATGCTGCCCGTAGAGCTGGCAAAGTCATGACAGAGCAAGAAGCGAGGCAGATACTTGGTGTAAGCAAGGATACTGCTTGGGAGGAGATAATGAAG AAATATGATGTCTTATTCGAGAAGAACGCAAAGGTCGAGAGCTTCTACCTTCAGTCAAAGGTTCATAGGGCTAAAGAGTGCTTAGAAGCCATCTATCGAGCCAAAGGAGAAGGCACTCCTCCTAGTTGA